A window from Bacteroidota bacterium encodes these proteins:
- a CDS encoding DUF58 domain-containing protein — protein sequence MAEDLTDYLRPEIASGLGSMELVARFVVEGFITGLHKSPYHGFSVEFAEHRPYLPGDAIRNIDWKLFGRTDRHYIKQFEEETNLKAHIIVDASRSMNYTSDPRRITKYKYATMLAAALAYLLVRQQDAVGLGLFDEELRVFMPARLKQSYLREMLRKLQTTEPSHATRTQSALRRVAERLTRRGLVIVISDFLDDPDEIKLPLSLMQHAGHEVIAFQVLDPAELTLELHSADATIVDVETGQEIRTQPYQLQASYQKSVSEYLTNLKDSLLSEGIDYLLLETTTPFDRALLEYLHKRQQMG from the coding sequence ATGGCTGAAGACCTTACCGACTACCTTCGTCCCGAGATCGCGAGCGGTCTTGGTTCGATGGAGCTTGTTGCTCGATTTGTTGTCGAGGGCTTCATCACAGGGTTGCACAAATCACCGTATCACGGATTTTCCGTTGAGTTTGCCGAACACCGTCCGTATTTGCCCGGCGATGCAATTCGGAATATCGACTGGAAGCTCTTTGGCCGCACGGACCGGCATTACATCAAGCAGTTCGAAGAAGAGACTAATCTTAAAGCGCACATTATTGTCGATGCGTCGCGCTCGATGAACTACACGAGCGATCCCAGACGCATCACAAAATACAAATATGCGACAATGCTCGCCGCCGCGCTTGCGTATCTTCTCGTTCGACAACAGGATGCGGTCGGGCTGGGTTTGTTCGATGAGGAATTGCGCGTATTCATGCCTGCGCGGCTCAAGCAAAGTTATTTGCGCGAGATGCTGCGTAAACTACAGACCACTGAGCCCTCGCACGCAACCCGCACGCAGTCCGCTCTTCGCCGTGTCGCCGAGCGACTCACGCGTCGTGGACTGGTCATTGTCATTAGCGATTTCTTAGACGATCCGGATGAGATCAAGTTGCCGCTCAGCCTCATGCAACATGCGGGTCATGAAGTCATCGCCTTTCAGGTGCTCGATCCCGCAGAGTTGACGCTAGAACTCCACAGCGCCGACGCGACGATTGTGGATGTCGAGACCGGCCAGGAAATCCGCACGCAGCCCTACCAATTGCAGGCAAGCTACCAGAAATCGGTGAGCGAATATCTCACGAACCTGAAGGACTCCCTCCTCTCGGAAGGCATCGACTACCTCCTGCTCGAAACCACCACGCCCTTCGACCGCGCGCTGCTGGAATACCTGCACAAGCGGCAGCAGATGGGGTAG
- a CDS encoding DUF4236 domain-containing protein, protein MAIRFRRRIKLLPGVHLNISKSGISTSVGVRGASVTLGKRGTYVNTGLPGTGISWRQKLPEHTTTGRTIEATTGAAATEHTKTHHLHWWKILLFIGTMIAAGATKNTTVIKVFWFVWFGYWVFLFLRLIVRWMQTNRQTKAT, encoded by the coding sequence ATGGCCATCCGATTTCGCAGACGTATCAAGCTCCTTCCCGGCGTTCATCTGAACATCAGCAAGTCCGGTATTAGCACGAGTGTGGGCGTTCGCGGCGCGAGCGTGACGCTGGGCAAACGAGGAACATACGTGAATACCGGTTTGCCGGGGACCGGAATATCCTGGCGGCAAAAGCTCCCAGAGCACACGACTACGGGTCGGACGATTGAGGCAACGACCGGCGCGGCCGCCACTGAACATACGAAGACTCACCACCTTCACTGGTGGAAGATCTTGCTCTTTATCGGCACGATGATCGCAGCCGGGGCGACGAAGAATACCACTGTGATCAAAGTATTCTGGTTTGTGTGGTTCGGATATTGGGTGTTCCTATTTTTGCGTTTGATTGTGCGATGGATGCAAACGAACCGGCAGACCAAAGCCACCTGA
- a CDS encoding aminotransferase class V-fold PLP-dependent enzyme, whose product MTIDQARREFPHTWSDMVYLNHAAVAPLSFRVRDAVDRYQTRRALKGIEPYPWMLKTVQGTREMLAQLMGARADQIAFVLNTSDGLNIIAQGLDWQPGDHVLLNDLEFPANVYPFLNLKRHGVEVDFIEKNLRPSKAGAGGGYSISVEDIQNHLTPRTKLVSISHVQFATGAKADLNAIGKLCRERDILFAVDAIQSLPHTPIDVERDCVDFLACGSHKWMMSDMGAAFVYVGDRALARIHQASLGWTSIENAFDFSLRPDELRAGAARFENGTINFAGITALLASLNFFFEFGLQEMERAVLDLTGYLIDRLEMRGVEVITPKPESERSGIVSFNFPDAEKVFERLQSRNILISLRQGLLRASPHFYNTEEEVRKLMVALFE is encoded by the coding sequence GTGACCATCGATCAAGCCCGCCGCGAATTCCCGCACACCTGGAGCGACATGGTGTATCTGAACCATGCCGCAGTGGCTCCGCTCTCGTTTCGCGTTCGCGATGCTGTTGATCGCTACCAAACCCGCCGCGCGCTTAAAGGAATTGAGCCATATCCCTGGATGCTAAAGACCGTTCAGGGAACGCGCGAGATGCTTGCTCAATTGATGGGCGCTCGAGCAGATCAGATTGCCTTCGTGCTGAACACCAGTGATGGGCTCAACATCATCGCACAAGGACTAGACTGGCAGCCCGGCGACCACGTGCTCCTCAACGATCTCGAATTTCCGGCGAATGTATATCCATTCCTGAATCTGAAGCGGCATGGCGTTGAGGTTGATTTCATTGAAAAGAACCTCCGCCCTTCCAAGGCGGGGGCAGGGGGTGGTTATTCCATATCGGTGGAAGACATCCAGAATCACCTTACACCCCGCACCAAATTGGTTTCCATTAGTCACGTCCAGTTTGCCACCGGCGCGAAGGCCGATCTCAACGCGATTGGGAAGCTCTGTCGCGAGCGCGATATTCTGTTCGCAGTTGATGCGATTCAATCGTTGCCGCATACCCCGATCGATGTCGAGCGCGATTGTGTAGACTTCCTCGCTTGTGGCTCGCACAAGTGGATGATGTCGGATATGGGCGCAGCGTTTGTCTATGTCGGGGATCGAGCGCTCGCGCGAATTCACCAGGCTTCGCTCGGCTGGACAAGCATCGAGAATGCCTTCGACTTCAGCCTACGTCCCGATGAGTTGCGCGCCGGTGCTGCACGGTTCGAAAACGGCACGATAAATTTCGCCGGCATCACTGCGTTGCTTGCTTCGCTCAATTTCTTTTTTGAATTCGGACTCCAGGAAATGGAACGCGCTGTGTTGGACCTCACTGGTTATCTCATCGACCGATTAGAGATGCGAGGAGTAGAAGTCATCACGCCAAAGCCGGAGAGCGAACGCTCGGGCATCGTGTCGTTTAACTTCCCGGATGCGGAGAAGGTCTTTGAGCGGCTGCAATCCCGGAACATTCTCATCTCACTTCGCCAGGGCCTGCTGCGCGCCTCGCCGCATTTTTACAATACAGAGGAGGAGGTGCGGAAGCTGATGGTGGCCTTATTTGAGTGA
- the kdsB gene encoding 3-deoxy-manno-octulosonate cytidylyltransferase, whose protein sequence is MTVVIIPARYASTRLPGKPLAIISGMTMIERVYRQCENAQEIDAVFVATDHPAIVQEVERFGGRAVMTSPECPSGTDRVFEAAQILELPDSAIVINVQGDEPLIDPKVITALARAMQEDDTIQVATPISPLTREEEITNPNVVTVVRNTKGDALYFSRTAIPYHRDTPTTSYLKHVGVYAYRMEALRQFVLLGESHLERKERLEQLRLLEAGIPIRCVEVEYESVAVDSPEDIEKVEQRLQGQDGVNFSA, encoded by the coding sequence TTGACCGTAGTCATTATTCCCGCCCGCTACGCTTCCACCCGGTTACCCGGAAAGCCACTTGCCATCATTTCCGGCATGACGATGATCGAGCGCGTTTATCGGCAATGTGAGAACGCGCAAGAAATCGATGCGGTGTTCGTGGCAACCGATCATCCGGCCATCGTTCAGGAAGTCGAGCGCTTCGGCGGCCGCGCGGTCATGACATCGCCAGAATGTCCATCAGGGACAGACCGCGTGTTCGAAGCAGCACAGATTCTGGAGCTACCCGATTCGGCTATCGTTATCAATGTGCAAGGGGACGAACCGCTGATCGATCCCAAGGTTATCACCGCTCTTGCCCGCGCGATGCAGGAAGACGACACGATTCAGGTCGCCACGCCGATCTCGCCGCTTACTCGCGAGGAGGAGATTACAAATCCCAATGTCGTGACGGTCGTAAGAAACACGAAGGGGGATGCCCTGTATTTTTCGAGAACAGCCATCCCATACCACAGAGATACTCCGACAACAAGCTACCTCAAGCATGTCGGTGTATATGCCTATCGCATGGAGGCACTCCGACAATTCGTTTTGCTCGGCGAGAGCCATTTGGAGCGCAAAGAGCGGCTCGAACAACTTCGCTTGCTCGAAGCCGGCATTCCAATCCGATGCGTGGAAGTAGAGTACGAGTCAGTCGCAGTGGATAGTCCGGAGGACATAGAAAAGGTAGAACAGAGGCTGCAGGGGCAAGACGGAGTGAACTTTTCGGCTTGA
- a CDS encoding ABC transporter substrate-binding protein translates to MNIPRRVRFILYPSSLILLFMLGCGHTSNHPASVSNRVVEWELSDFATGLNPLNSTDANATYTEEQIYQRLIGIDVKTMKYTVPILAESMPTVSADHLQYDFTLRKDVKWADGKPLTGVDVIFSLKALKNPFNILSAQKRVYVDAVHSAELIDGDPYRVRFTFWKPYVLAIQSTFGDNLYIVPKHILDPNGLTDKYSWDDIASIVESSGNTVIDSVMLTKHKNPAMSEFAEWFAAADRQRLPQYIQGSGPYKLDVWVTQQYVRLVRNPNYVNHWGAIGDANPDTLIYKTILDFPAAVTALKARNVDLLGTIQPQYWKSIDTDKTGLARTSFPLGAFTYIGFNNKSPIFRDPGVRWAMAYMIDRKLIIDKLLFGTATMTESPITSTHPEYNHDLPLIPYDPQRAEHILDSLDWKDHDGDGIRDKVIGGKRVKFHFTFTSNAGNEIRKKVMLIFSEALRKIGVEAEVQTLDWSVYIDRLRDHQLDAHVGAWINDPFEADSYQLYHSSQARNRGSNYDSYTNPKADRIMEQIRGEFDEAKRLDLQKQLQKILYDDQANLFLWEPLNLAAWADRFDNVSWNSYRPGYNTAWWKVRGAGGGIKAEF, encoded by the coding sequence ATGAACATTCCTCGCAGAGTCCGCTTCATTCTTTACCCCTCATCCCTCATCCTTCTCTTTATGCTGGGATGCGGCCACACATCCAATCACCCTGCCTCGGTAAGTAACCGGGTGGTCGAGTGGGAGCTATCGGACTTCGCGACGGGACTGAACCCGTTGAACTCCACGGATGCCAATGCGACGTACACGGAGGAGCAGATTTACCAGCGACTGATCGGGATCGATGTCAAGACGATGAAATACACCGTCCCGATTCTCGCAGAATCGATGCCGACGGTCTCGGCTGACCACCTTCAATATGATTTCACGCTTCGCAAAGATGTCAAGTGGGCGGATGGCAAGCCGCTCACCGGCGTTGACGTGATCTTCAGCCTAAAGGCGCTGAAGAATCCATTCAACATACTCTCAGCGCAGAAACGCGTCTATGTCGATGCGGTGCATAGTGCCGAGCTCATCGATGGCGATCCCTATCGCGTGAGATTTACGTTCTGGAAACCGTATGTGCTCGCGATCCAATCGACATTCGGCGACAATCTTTATATCGTACCGAAGCATATACTCGATCCGAACGGGCTTACGGATAAATACTCCTGGGACGACATTGCTTCGATTGTAGAGTCATCCGGCAACACGGTGATTGATAGCGTGATGCTGACGAAGCATAAGAACCCTGCAATGAGCGAGTTCGCCGAGTGGTTCGCCGCCGCGGACCGCCAGCGCCTGCCACAGTATATCCAAGGAAGCGGCCCCTACAAGCTGGACGTATGGGTCACTCAGCAATATGTGCGGCTCGTCCGCAACCCGAATTATGTGAATCATTGGGGCGCCATTGGGGACGCAAATCCTGATACCCTCATATATAAGACGATTCTTGATTTCCCAGCCGCCGTAACCGCTCTCAAGGCGCGCAATGTCGATCTTCTCGGGACCATTCAGCCACAGTATTGGAAGTCAATCGATACCGATAAGACAGGCCTGGCACGCACCTCATTTCCGCTCGGCGCCTTTACCTACATAGGGTTCAACAATAAGAGCCCCATCTTCCGCGATCCCGGCGTTCGGTGGGCGATGGCGTATATGATCGACCGGAAGCTCATCATCGATAAGTTGCTCTTTGGGACTGCGACGATGACCGAATCGCCGATCACTTCGACGCATCCCGAATACAATCACGACCTTCCGCTTATCCCGTACGATCCGCAGCGGGCGGAGCATATTCTCGACTCGCTCGATTGGAAGGACCACGATGGCGATGGTATTCGCGATAAGGTGATCGGTGGAAAGCGAGTCAAATTTCATTTCACGTTCACGTCCAACGCCGGAAACGAGATTCGCAAAAAAGTTATGCTCATCTTCTCCGAGGCCCTGCGAAAGATCGGCGTCGAGGCTGAAGTCCAGACGCTCGATTGGAGCGTCTATATCGATCGGCTTCGCGATCATCAGCTCGATGCTCACGTTGGCGCGTGGATCAACGATCCGTTCGAGGCCGATAGCTATCAGTTGTACCATTCATCGCAGGCGCGCAATCGCGGCTCGAACTATGATAGCTATACAAATCCGAAGGCGGACCGCATCATGGAGCAGATTCGGGGCGAGTTCGACGAGGCGAAGCGGCTCGACCTTCAGAAGCAATTACAGAAGATCCTTTACGACGATCAGGCGAATCTATTCCTGTGGGAACCCCTCAATCTCGCAGCCTGGGCCGATCGGTTCGATAATGTCTCATGGAATTCGTACCGCCCCGGCTATAATACGGCGTGGTGGAAAGTGCGCGGAGCCGGTGGCGGAATCAAGGCGGAGTTCTAA
- a CDS encoding GNAT family N-acetyltransferase, whose protein sequence is MSSLANAFRLATSHDLSAIVQVVNAAFAVEGFLDGTRTDDERADEMMQKGQFLLLEDPAGELLASVYIELRGERGYFGMLAVDPPHQGKGFGVAAVKAAEDFCRSHGCKFMDLTVLSFRVGLPEFYRKLGYIETGTKAFVPTRPLKPGIECHSIIMSKPL, encoded by the coding sequence ATGTCCTCACTTGCCAATGCGTTTCGCCTCGCCACCTCGCACGATCTGTCTGCTATCGTGCAGGTGGTCAACGCTGCGTTCGCAGTCGAAGGATTTCTGGATGGGACGCGGACCGACGATGAGCGCGCCGATGAAATGATGCAGAAGGGACAATTCCTGCTCCTCGAAGACCCCGCCGGCGAACTCCTCGCATCCGTGTATATCGAACTGCGCGGTGAACGCGGATATTTCGGAATGCTTGCCGTTGATCCGCCGCATCAAGGGAAAGGTTTTGGAGTTGCCGCAGTCAAAGCAGCGGAGGACTTTTGCCGCTCCCACGGCTGCAAATTCATGGACCTCACCGTGCTGAGTTTCCGAGTAGGGCTTCCAGAGTTCTATCGCAAGCTTGGATATATTGAAACCGGCACGAAAGCATTTGTGCCAACACGACCGCTGAAACCCGGGATCGAATGTCACTCGATCATTATGTCGAAGCCACTGTGA
- a CDS encoding Ppx/GppA phosphatase family protein, translated as MGLLDLPISNFVAVRAAILDIGTNTVLLLIAERENGGIRVVTDRHAIARLGEGVDRARKISDAAYERLIGVLREHQRVIAEYTCDRVVAVATSAMRDADNSQEIIQRTKADTGIAVELLSGGEEARWTYRGAIDGMPLEGPIRVVDIGGGSTEISTGTDQIFERGTSFDIGAVRLTERCFATSPITMEAREAARKLVRHMLEHDVERASAEDAPKNLVAVAGTPTTLAAMHQELTVFDAAKVHGYVLRRQAVDQMLEIVFSVSTATLLERFPAVNKARADILPAGTLILAEVMEYLGAEQVTVSTQGLRYGIALRELFV; from the coding sequence ATGGGACTGCTTGACCTTCCAATTTCCAATTTCGTAGCAGTGCGAGCCGCAATACTTGATATTGGCACGAACACCGTATTGCTCCTCATCGCGGAGCGCGAGAACGGCGGCATTCGCGTCGTGACCGATCGTCACGCTATCGCGCGGCTGGGAGAAGGCGTCGATCGCGCACGCAAGATTAGCGATGCGGCCTACGAGCGATTGATCGGAGTTCTTCGCGAGCATCAGCGCGTTATCGCTGAATATACCTGCGACAGAGTTGTGGCCGTCGCTACAAGTGCAATGCGGGACGCCGACAACAGTCAGGAGATCATTCAGCGAACTAAGGCTGATACCGGAATTGCAGTCGAACTCTTAAGCGGCGGCGAGGAAGCCCGCTGGACATATCGCGGAGCGATCGACGGAATGCCACTTGAAGGTCCCATTCGTGTCGTTGATATTGGTGGTGGAAGCACGGAAATCTCTACAGGAACAGACCAGATATTCGAGCGCGGTACGAGTTTCGATATCGGCGCCGTGCGGCTCACTGAACGCTGTTTCGCAACGAGTCCAATCACGATGGAAGCGCGAGAAGCGGCCCGGAAGCTTGTCCGGCATATGTTGGAACATGACGTCGAACGAGCATCGGCAGAGGACGCCCCTAAAAATCTTGTCGCCGTGGCGGGGACTCCAACGACGTTGGCAGCCATGCATCAGGAACTCACAGTATTCGATGCCGCAAAAGTCCACGGCTATGTGCTTCGGCGTCAAGCCGTCGATCAGATGCTCGAAATTGTTTTCAGCGTCAGTACCGCAACGCTGCTCGAACGATTTCCCGCCGTCAATAAGGCACGCGCCGATATACTGCCTGCCGGCACGCTTATCCTTGCGGAAGTTATGGAGTATCTGGGGGCTGAGCAAGTCACTGTCAGCACACAGGGACTACGGTATGGAATTGCCTTGCGTGAATTATTCGTGTAA
- a CDS encoding phosphatidylserine decarboxylase family protein codes for MHLTRYGTDVLLAILAIVIVLVLLAIWTDERWLRYLLVLVALFLTGFSLNFFRDPDRSIAANGRPLEKLIVSPADGKIVLIKQMDEPEFLKGPATLVSIFMSPLDVHVNRAPISGHVEYFRYVKGEFLVAHDSEAVHRNERAMIGLASGDHKLLFAQVAGYIARRIVCPLKVGDSLSVGERFGMIKFGSRVDLYLPPGTNVLSKIGETVKAGETVLAEYQ; via the coding sequence ATGCACCTAACCCGTTACGGTACAGACGTTCTGCTTGCGATTCTCGCGATCGTGATTGTGCTCGTCCTTTTGGCAATTTGGACCGATGAGCGGTGGCTTCGGTATCTGCTCGTGCTGGTCGCGCTCTTTCTGACAGGGTTTTCGCTGAATTTCTTCCGAGACCCGGACCGCAGCATCGCTGCAAATGGCCGTCCGCTCGAAAAACTCATCGTCTCTCCAGCGGATGGAAAGATCGTGCTGATTAAGCAAATGGATGAACCGGAATTCCTGAAGGGTCCGGCGACGCTCGTTTCCATTTTCATGTCGCCGCTCGACGTTCATGTGAATCGCGCACCGATTTCCGGCCACGTTGAGTACTTCCGGTATGTCAAAGGTGAGTTTCTGGTCGCGCACGATTCGGAAGCTGTCCACCGGAATGAACGGGCGATGATCGGTCTTGCCTCTGGAGATCACAAGCTGCTCTTTGCACAAGTGGCAGGGTATATAGCGCGACGGATTGTATGTCCGCTCAAAGTGGGTGATTCGCTCTCTGTGGGCGAGCGATTTGGGATGATCAAGTTCGGCTCCCGAGTCGATCTTTATCTGCCGCCCGGGACAAATGTGCTTTCGAAAATCGGTGAGACGGTCAAAGCAGGGGAAACGGTCCTTGCAGAATATCAGTAG
- a CDS encoding type II toxin-antitoxin system PemK/MazF family toxin produces MKSRFETLGRGDIIRVVLDPVKGHEQSGIRPAVVLSPLLINEFSSTILVAAITSKRLDRILSVEVLIEAPEGGLKSDSKVLLLQTRSIDKSRIVGVYGSLSQETMNRVDQALAIATGLMKL; encoded by the coding sequence ATGAAAAGTCGATTCGAAACGCTCGGCCGAGGAGACATCATCCGAGTCGTCCTCGATCCCGTAAAAGGGCATGAACAGTCGGGCATTCGTCCTGCGGTTGTTCTCTCGCCTCTGCTGATTAACGAGTTCTCCAGTACGATCTTAGTTGCTGCCATTACCAGCAAACGGCTGGATCGCATTCTATCCGTTGAAGTCCTTATCGAAGCGCCGGAGGGCGGTCTAAAGTCGGATTCCAAAGTGCTTCTTCTTCAAACTCGTTCGATTGATAAGAGCCGGATCGTCGGCGTTTACGGCTCGCTGTCTCAAGAAACGATGAACCGAGTCGATCAAGCTCTTGCTATTGCGACTGGTCTGATGAAGCTATAG
- the hisC gene encoding histidinol-phosphate transaminase: MKISLPQHIASLRPYKPGKPIADVIAEYGLTDVIKLASNENPLGPSPKAMEAVRLAVAGIHQYPNGGKSLREAIAAKVGLSVDQLIAGSGSEGVMTTFMRTFFSAGDEAVTSEGSFGGFYVLASAIGMKLVRTPMRNYGYDLDALADAITPKTRLIYIANPNNPTGTIVGRAEFESFYEKVPPNVIILHDEAYYDFAAGDTPDYYSLLTDIRANVVTLRTFSKSHGLAGIRIGFGSGPRELIEPMLKVKLPFEPGTLAQAAGIAALDDDEFLARTIATNRAGKVYLAKAFEEMGIAYIETAANFFCLPLGTEEDAKRLTDELERRGVITRWLGGFGLPDCVRISIGTQQENERAVAAMKEVLHAQVGVNGINPLASTMTETG, encoded by the coding sequence ATGAAGATTTCGTTACCACAACATATTGCCTCGCTCCGGCCCTATAAGCCCGGAAAGCCGATCGCGGACGTTATCGCCGAGTACGGCCTTACGGATGTGATTAAACTCGCTTCGAATGAGAACCCGCTCGGTCCCTCGCCAAAGGCAATGGAGGCTGTCCGATTGGCCGTCGCCGGGATCCATCAATATCCCAATGGCGGGAAATCCCTTCGCGAGGCCATCGCGGCGAAAGTTGGGCTCTCGGTCGATCAGCTCATCGCTGGAAGCGGAAGCGAAGGCGTGATGACGACCTTCATGCGCACGTTTTTTTCGGCTGGCGATGAGGCGGTGACCAGTGAAGGCTCGTTCGGTGGGTTCTATGTTCTGGCGAGTGCGATCGGCATGAAGCTCGTGCGCACACCGATGCGGAATTATGGCTACGATCTCGATGCGCTTGCGGACGCGATCACGCCAAAGACGCGCCTGATCTATATCGCAAACCCGAATAATCCCACCGGTACGATTGTTGGGCGTGCGGAATTCGAATCCTTCTACGAGAAGGTCCCGCCCAATGTCATCATTCTGCACGATGAAGCATACTATGATTTTGCGGCGGGAGATACACCTGATTATTATTCGCTTCTCACCGATATTCGTGCGAACGTCGTAACCCTTCGGACGTTCTCCAAGTCACATGGACTCGCGGGAATTCGCATCGGCTTTGGCAGCGGTCCGCGCGAACTGATCGAACCGATGCTGAAGGTGAAGCTTCCATTCGAGCCAGGCACGCTCGCGCAGGCCGCGGGCATTGCGGCGCTCGATGACGACGAATTCCTCGCGCGGACTATCGCGACGAACCGCGCGGGCAAGGTCTATCTTGCGAAGGCATTCGAAGAAATGGGCATTGCCTACATCGAGACCGCCGCGAATTTCTTTTGTCTGCCGCTTGGTACAGAGGAAGATGCGAAGCGATTAACGGACGAGCTGGAGCGACGCGGCGTGATCACGAGATGGCTTGGCGGCTTCGGACTGCCGGACTGCGTCCGTATTTCCATCGGCACCCAGCAAGAGAACGAACGAGCAGTTGCTGCAATGAAGGAAGTTCTCCATGCTCAGGTAGGGGTTAATGGCATTAACCCACTGGCGAGTACGATGACAGAAACGGGTTAA
- a CDS encoding cysteine desulfurase family protein: MNEGYAGSRFRVVIYLDNSASTELLPEVRAVMEPFHASEYGNASSVHHLGVEARTALEDAREAIARAIHAEPREIVFTSGGTESNNTALKGALFAHYAEHFAGKRWDDMGILTSAVEHDSVLAPVHWMSKIGASAIYAKTDEFGAVSPESVKEALGSGFAIVSLMMVNNETGAISPIKSIGQMIRENSRAMFHCDAVQALGKLPIDVRDLGVDLLTLSAHKIHGPKGIGALYVRSGVKLEPLHHGGSQERNRRGGTEAVALAIGFAEAVRQMQGHEARYRSLRQHLLGRLARIPDVILNSASDEHSIDTIVSFTFAPEVLARLDADTLIIRFDLEGIAVSNGAACSSGSQQPSHVLLAIGKHTDVASKSVRVSFSRFNTLEDIDRLVEVIERILKH, encoded by the coding sequence ATGAACGAGGGATATGCCGGAAGTCGTTTCCGGGTCGTGATCTATCTCGACAACAGCGCCTCGACCGAATTACTGCCGGAAGTCCGCGCGGTGATGGAGCCCTTTCATGCCAGCGAATACGGCAATGCTTCGAGTGTGCACCATCTTGGCGTCGAAGCACGCACCGCGTTGGAAGATGCGCGCGAAGCAATCGCGCGGGCCATCCATGCGGAGCCGCGCGAGATTGTTTTTACCTCGGGCGGGACAGAATCCAATAACACAGCACTCAAAGGTGCGCTGTTCGCGCATTATGCGGAGCATTTCGCGGGTAAGCGTTGGGATGACATGGGCATTCTCACGAGTGCCGTCGAGCATGACTCGGTGCTGGCTCCAGTCCATTGGATGTCGAAGATCGGCGCGAGCGCTATCTACGCGAAGACCGATGAGTTCGGCGCAGTCTCCCCGGAGAGTGTGAAAGAGGCGCTGGGAAGCGGCTTTGCCATCGTGTCTCTCATGATGGTGAATAATGAGACCGGAGCGATCAGCCCCATCAAATCGATTGGCCAGATGATTCGGGAGAATTCCCGAGCGATGTTTCATTGTGATGCCGTGCAAGCACTCGGTAAGCTGCCGATCGATGTTCGCGATTTGGGAGTCGATCTGCTCACGCTCAGCGCACATAAGATTCACGGACCGAAAGGCATCGGTGCTCTTTATGTGCGCTCTGGCGTGAAACTCGAACCGCTGCATCATGGTGGTTCGCAAGAGCGCAACCGGCGCGGCGGCACCGAGGCGGTTGCGCTTGCCATCGGGTTTGCGGAAGCCGTGCGACAGATGCAGGGACATGAGGCACGCTACCGCTCGTTGCGACAGCACCTTCTTGGGCGGCTGGCCAGAATTCCCGATGTCATTTTGAACTCCGCCTCTGACGAACACTCGATTGATACGATTGTTAGCTTTACCTTCGCACCGGAAGTCCTCGCGCGATTGGATGCAGATACATTAATCATCCGGTTCGATCTGGAAGGCATTGCCGTCTCGAATGGAGCAGCCTGTAGTTCGGGAAGCCAGCAGCCATCGCACGTGCTGCTCGCGATAGGCAAGCATACGGATGTCGCGAGCAAATCGGTACGCGTGTCGTTCTCGCGGTTCAATACGCTTGAGGATATCGATCGGTTAGTGGAAGTCATCGAGAGAATTCTCAAGCACTAA